A DNA window from Drosophila biarmipes strain raj3 chromosome 2R, RU_DBia_V1.1, whole genome shotgun sequence contains the following coding sequences:
- the LOC108026513 gene encoding pickpocket protein 28 — MELSVATRSRGQGSSVFLLKSFARSLRQFLNQTSLHGLKFVGDASLSSWERSFFFGSFATALIITVHLISNIYVKWDSTPVIIGISPHATSILKVPFPAITICNMNQVQRSLVANYREGSNESALLKLLCDSDSWQSSEFDEELDGLNFAGNSLRISDFVANHSQSCERMLLFCRFSAVERNCSHLFQRILTDEGLCCSFNFQPPEFLYKPFANNRRNLTNADGFESVMWDPEAGYPEKLPPKFYPAPSSGTGITLGFTAVLDAEVSEYYCSSTNGPGFKVYFHNPIEVPKVKEAGLITATGHETNFRIEMVRAEAVPAIRSISRDGRQCLFNNEKELIFYRIYTRLNCENECMAAYLYESCSCIPYDYPQIYSNASTCSMRDTFCVRRAQRAESRPSWVKCRQLCLPSCFDLNYLASGFVFPLASDNFQLANTLVENINKSYLSENIAVINVYFRESVYYGNTKNAYVGLTEFLSNVGGVMGLFMGFSVISMAEILYFLILKPLAELFVWKRSSHVAPDKSPAVEQPTSDNPTQWHTRELYPKGMSLKAFARGNKMKKGNLKTVAERMEFPRREITNM; from the exons ATGGAACTGTCGGTGGCAACCAGGTCGAGAGGGCAGGGATCCTCGGTGTTTCTGCTCAAGAGTTTTGCCAGGAGTCTGCGGCAGTTCCTCAACCAGACTAGTCTGCATGGCCTTAAGTTTGTGGGCGATGCGAGTCTCAGCAGTTGGGAGAG ATCGTTCTTCTTTGGCTCCTTTGCCACCGCTCTTATAATCACAGTCCACCTTATATCAAATATCTATGTCAAGTGGGACAGCACCCCGGTTATAATAGGCATCAGCCCACATGCCACCTCCATTTTGAAAGTACCCTTTCCGGCTATAACCATTTGCAATATGAACCAAGTGCAAAGGAGCCTGGTGGCCAATTACAGAGA GGGCTCCAATGAGAGCGCTCTTTTAAAGCTTTTGTGCGACTCGGATAGCTGGCAGTCCAGCGAGTTCGATGAAGAGCTTGATGGCTTAAATTTCGCCGGGAATAGCCTGAGGATATCCGACTTTGTTGCAAACCATTCGCAGTCCTGCGAGAGAATGTTGCTCTTCTGTAGATTCAGTGCCGTGGAGCGAAACTGTTCGCACTTGTTTCAGCGCATCCTGACAGATGAGGGTCTGTGCTGCTCCTTCAATTTTCAACCGCCTGAATTTCTCTACAAGCCATT TGCCAACAACCGTCGCAACTTGACGAATGCAGATGGGTTTGAAAGTGTCATGTGGGACCCGGAGGCAGGTTATCCAGAAAAATTACCCCCTAAATTCTATCCGGCTCCATCAAGTG GAACAGGCATCACTTTGGGGTTTACAGCAGTACTAGATGCCGAGGTGAGTGAGTATTACTGCTCCTCCACTAATGGACCTGGTTTTAAG GTGTACTTTCACAATCCCATTGAGGTGCCCAAGGTAAAGGAGGCCGGTTTGATTACAGCCACTGGCCATGAGACCAATTTCCGTATCGAAATGGTGCGAGCCGAGGCTGTTCCGGCCATTCGCTCGATATCCCGCGATGGCCGGCAGTGCCTGTTCAACAACGAGAAGGAGCTGATCTTTTACAGGATATACACGAGGCTCAACTGCGAGAACGAGTGCATGGCTGCCTACCTGTACGAGAGCTGCTCCTGCATCCCGTACGACTATCCGCAGATCTACAGCAACGCCAGCACCTGCAGCATGCGGGACACCTTCTGTGTGCGGAGGGCCCAAAGGGCGGAGAGCCGTCCCAGTTGGGTGAAGTGCCGCCAGCTGTGCCTGCCCAGCTGCTTCGATCTCAACTATTTGGCCAGTGGCTTCGTCTTCCCGCTGGCCTCCGACAACTTCCAGCTGGCCAACACGCTCGTGGAAAACATCAACAAATCCTATCTGAGTGAGAACATAGCCGTGATCAATGTCTACTTTCGAGAGTCCGTCTACTATGGAAACACCAAGAATGCCTACGTGGGGCTGACCGAGTTTCTAT CCAACGTCGGTGGTGTAATGGGTCTCTTTATGGGGTTCAGCGTCATCTCTATGGCGGAGATCCTCTACTTCCTGATCCTGAAACCCCTTGCGGAGCTCTTCGTATGGAAGAGGTCCTCCCACGTGGCCCCAGATAAAAGCCCCGCCGTAGAACAACCAACTTCAGACAACCCCACTCAATGGCATACCAGGGAACTATATCCCAAGGGAATGTCGTTGAAGGCGTTCGCAAGGGgtaacaaaatgaaaaaaggtAATTTGAAAACAGTTGCCGAAAGGATGGAATTTCCCAGAAGAGAAATTACTAATATGTAA
- the LOC108026542 gene encoding probable palmitoyltransferase ZDHHC24 isoform X1 encodes MVVKKVEAPADQLDWRECDKCKRLAPPRSWHCKVCKVCVLKRDHHCLYTGCCIGHRNHRFFMGFIFYLFVGSVYALVYNSIYMWIIQGHIYCNWLTVLKLTCPMLLLVTGSFWVNMYLLFYSLNVLALAYGVLLLCYHVPIVLRGGVSADRTQESKRRYDRGVYQNLRSVFGDRMYIAWLSPLIRSDLPDDGYHWSASTNRKN; translated from the exons ATGGTAG TGAAAAAGGTGGAGGCACCAGCGGATCAGCTGGATTGGAGGGAGTGTGACAAGTGCAAGAGACTAGCCCCGCCCAGATCTTGGCACTGCAAGGTGTGCAAGGTGTGCGTACTGAAGCGGGATCACCACTGCTTGTACACCGGCTGCTGCATTGGACACCGCAACCATCGCTTCTTCATGGGCTTCATTTTCTACTTATTTGTGGGATCCGTCTACGCCCTGGTCTACAACTCCATCTACATGTGGATCATCCAGGGGCACATCTACTGCAACTGGCTTACGGTCCTCAAGCTGACCTGCCCCATGCTGCTCCTGGTGACGGGTAGTTTCTGGGTCAACATGTACCTGCTGTTCTACAGCTTGAATGTTCTAGCCCTGGCCTACGGGGTCCTCCTCTTGTGCTACCATGTGCCCATCGTTCTGAGAGGCGGGGTATCCGCAGATCGCACACAGGAGAGTAAGCGAAGATACGACAGAGGAGTCTACCAAAATCTGAGGAGTGTTTTCGGAGACCGCATGTACATAGCTTGGTTATCGCCACTGATTCGCAGCGATCTGCCGGATGACGGATACCACTGGAGTGCCTCTACGAACAGAAAGAACTAA
- the LOC122818169 gene encoding uncharacterized protein LOC122818169, translating into MFNTRGILLLAILPNVEVMCYSMQFGSMHPLSVPIYEIEVLFKQSGGYADVDFKQKAKMCFHINLILIIDESEMEWKGRAFILGGGIGYNFTTLRLTYNQPEAARATVLIYGIPR; encoded by the exons ATGTTCAATACGCGTGGAATATTGTTGCTGGCAATTCTTCCAAATGTGGAAGTTATGTGCTATTCAATGCAATTTGGCTCAATGCACCCCCTATCCGTTCCCATATATGAAATTGAAGTATTATTCAAACAATCTGGTGGATACGCAGATGTGGACTtcaaacaaaaa GCCAAAATGTGTTTCCACATCAACCTGATTTTGATCATCGATGAGAGTGAAATGGAATGGAAAGGACGAGCATTCATTCTCGGTGGCGGCATTGGTTACAACTTTACCACCCTAAGACTGACATATAACCAGCCAGAGGCAGCCAGAGCCACAGTGCTCATCTACGGGATTCCCAGGTAG
- the LOC108026542 gene encoding probable palmitoyltransferase ZDHHC24 isoform X2, whose product MRIRSNPLPRRLVDVLCFLIIGVFLPVVFLFEIVVVLPAFHQPGGFFHTFTFLMAMFLVFNIKGNMIACMMIDTSVDVKKVEAPADQLDWRECDKCKRLAPPRSWHCKVCKVCVLKRDHHCLYTGCCIGHRNHRFFMGFIFYLFVGSVYALVYNSIYMWIIQGHIYCNWLTVLKLTCPMLLLVTGSFWVNMYLLFYSLNVLALAYGVLLLCYHVPIVLRGGVSADRTQESKRRYDRGVYQNLRSVFGDRMYIAWLSPLIRSDLPDDGYHWSASTNRKN is encoded by the exons ATGAGGATCCGTAGCAACCCGCTGCCCCGCCGGCTGGTGGATGTCTTGTGCTTCCTGATCATTGGCGTCTTTCTGCCGGTGGTGTTCCTGTTCGAGATCGTGGTGGTGCTGCCCGCTTTCCACCAGCCCGGCGGCTTCTTTCACACCTTCACCTTTCTGATGGCCATGTTCCTGGTGTTCAACATCAAGGGAAATATGATTGCCTGCATGATGATCGACACCAGTGTGGATG TGAAAAAGGTGGAGGCACCAGCGGATCAGCTGGATTGGAGGGAGTGTGACAAGTGCAAGAGACTAGCCCCGCCCAGATCTTGGCACTGCAAGGTGTGCAAGGTGTGCGTACTGAAGCGGGATCACCACTGCTTGTACACCGGCTGCTGCATTGGACACCGCAACCATCGCTTCTTCATGGGCTTCATTTTCTACTTATTTGTGGGATCCGTCTACGCCCTGGTCTACAACTCCATCTACATGTGGATCATCCAGGGGCACATCTACTGCAACTGGCTTACGGTCCTCAAGCTGACCTGCCCCATGCTGCTCCTGGTGACGGGTAGTTTCTGGGTCAACATGTACCTGCTGTTCTACAGCTTGAATGTTCTAGCCCTGGCCTACGGGGTCCTCCTCTTGTGCTACCATGTGCCCATCGTTCTGAGAGGCGGGGTATCCGCAGATCGCACACAGGAGAGTAAGCGAAGATACGACAGAGGAGTCTACCAAAATCTGAGGAGTGTTTTCGGAGACCGCATGTACATAGCTTGGTTATCGCCACTGATTCGCAGCGATCTGCCGGATGACGGATACCACTGGAGTGCCTCTACGAACAGAAAGAACTAA